caataataataaaatcagatTGTGCGAAGTCACCTGTAATAAATATTCAGCAATCTGGGTGGCTTTTGTCGAAGTTGGGATCTTAAACATAGTGACTGTTGCAGCCTTCATGTTGAAGGCTGATACCTTCAGAATGCATCCCTAGTACCGATGAGAGTAAGGCTGCTATTTTTGTGGGTCTGAATTTTTAACAAACGCATGTTGAAAGTAGGGGGAAAGAAAAATCCTAACTTCCATGTGTAGCAATGATATCTATAACTTTACTTATCACTTTCTCTGGAATTTTTCCACATTGCAGGAGTACACCGTCAGGTCCTGTATGCCACTGTGGGCTGGTGTGTTGGATATTATTTGAGTAAACGTGCAGACTATATTCATGCTAAACTGGACAGAGAACTGATGGAATACATTAGGCAACATCCGGAAGATTTTAAGGAAAAAGGTATACTGAGTTGCTGTTTTAAGAAAGACCTTGCAAACTAGTTAATAAGTGATAAATTCTGGTATGCCAAAGTCAGAATCCAATCTTTCATAATAGGCCACAACTGGCTAGTATCACCTCTGTGACTGAGTCACAATTTAAAGTGATATAGAAAGTCAGGAAAGTTATGATAGAGAAATGGACCtttcttactcaacagatctgctgCCTTGGTGGTTTTCTGTTgtttccatttacttcactgaGGAAATAAGTTTTTAATAGTCAGCACTGCAGAGGAAATATAGCTATGGAGGAGCAAACTGAATGATAGATGTTAGAAATGTCAGAGACCTAGTTTATTATTTTTTGAATTTTGGTAACCAAGACTGGGGCCCTCCTGTACTAGGCACTTTGCTAACTTAAGGTGAGAGATGGCCCGTgacccaaacagcttacaatctaaatgatAGTAGGTTATCCATTGTGGGGCTGTTCTCTACAATATGTGTTGTCCCTTGTGTTTCTAGGTTTAAACATCCCATTTGGTCGGCTTCTACCACCTCCTCTGGAGGCTGTTCCATGGCTTCAAAGGTTTTACTAGATTCTCTGATCTTATTTGATACCAGTAGGAGCTGTCTGTTAAATTCCCACTAGAGCTCTAGTGATGATGACATGAGGCAGACCAAACCCAACTTGTTTTTCCGATCCACTTTGACAGCTGGGAACTAGGTAGGGGGAAATGACTTTGTATATTTTGTTCTAGAATAATTGAGAGAATGATCATGGACCCTGCCCCCCTTCCAGAAGGCCTTCTTACAGAGTCACACTTCAACTTAAATCTCCATGAACTGCAGTGTTTGCATCAACAGCATCCTTTGGCCAATTTTTTGTACCCCCATGATTCCTGAAATTCAATTTTCTGAACTGTGATTGCTGATCACTATGACAGCCCAGCTAATCTGTTCTTTGTcacatgaacataagaatggccatattgggtcagaccaaaggtccatgtagcttagtatcctgtcttctgacagtggccaatgccaggtgcttcagaggaaatgaacagaacaggtaatcatcaagtgatccatcccctgtcgctcattcgcaacttctggcaaacagattttatagacctctatcatattcccccttagtcttttccaagctgaaaagtcccagtcttattaatctctcctcatatggcagccgttccatacccctaatcatttttgttgcccttttctgtaccttttccaattccaatatctttttttttgagatggggtgaccagatctgcatgcagtattcaagctgtgggcgtaccatggatttatatagaggcaatatgatattttctgtcatattatccATCCCTTCCCTAAtgattgttagcttttttttgactgccgctgcatattgagtggatgttttcagagaactatccacaatgattccaagatctctttcttgagtcgtaacagctaatttagaccccatcattttatatgtatagttggatttatgttttccaatgtgcattactttctatttatcaacattgaatttcatctgccattttacgcatccgaagaagtgggctgtagcccacgaaagcttatgctctaataaatttgttagtctctaaggtgccacaagtactcctgttctatctgccattttgttgcccagtcacccagttttgaaagatcCCTTTGCAACTGTTCACAGTCTGcatgggacttaactatcttgagtagttttgtatcatctgcaaattttgccacctcacccgttatgctatacaaagcacacgggatcttttatagaggagaaggcaaaaacgccgcatttattgagaatacagcagttagcatatgcttttcagtcatatacacacacacacgtatacacacacacacacagagtcctgccagttgatatttacagttaccagtccagagtctggatcaatctagtggccagccagattggtcgcagaggggagccgggctctgtcggtcgcgatccgatgctcctggagtgtggcaagatgaACCCAAAGCCCCATGGCAGAGCACCCTGTTCTTagtcttttttctctgttgaagtctatggattttgctgtgtcagtttgtgattgggttacttcttaattggtgtatcttttgatgtaaacattccagtacacctccgagagggtcatcctgtcctttgtttcgatttaatcaattgtccttaggggtgccagccttcacctcagggtcgtcaatctgcccttcattatggatgcgcgTTGATGATTTCTGATGTCAtttaagtctcttcactccttccTTGACCGTTTGGCTacaacaatggccttcacaccttatcttttcctgatgcatacattcctcattcacacaaacagtcttttacGGTTAAAGGTATACAGCAGTTTTTATGTTGAGCAAGAAAAGGCATTGTAAATTAAGCCTTCCTAAATCATCTTATCAAAACAATTTACATTGGGACCCAGGCCTTCAACGTTCCTCTACatagacaggatcttgtattgtgtctcttactttctaaaccttgaaacaaagaaatgtatatttaactagagtgcctaatttgtaatatatataggaaaccatagtagacattataacttatcctaaaacaaaagggtgaccataatcagtcttaaggattgttctggtctatcattcctttctgctattcaaaaagggtggctgagaggatcaaatcaaatcatacattaattctcatagtacaattataaaatcctgctcctacacacTTTACCCCCTTTTTCAGGTCATTTATGAGTATATTGAACAGCACTTGTCCCAATACAGATCTCTGGgggcaccactatttatctctctccattcaaaaactgaccatttattcctaccctttgtttctgatcttttaaccagttaccgatccatgagaggaccttccctcttatcccatgacagattactttgcttaaaagcctttgttgagggaccttgtcaaaggatttctgaaaatctaagtacactatatccactggatcccccttgttcacatgcttgttgaccccctcaaagaattctagtagattggtgaggcatgatttccttttacaaaaaccatgttgactctttcccaacaaatcgtattcctctgtgtctgataattctgttctttgctatagtgtcaaccaatttgcctagtaccgaagttaggcttattggcctgtaattgccggaattgcctctggagccttttttaaaaaattggcgtcactttagctatcctccagtcatttggtgcagaagctgatttaaatgataggttacagactacagttagtagttctgcaatttcacatttgaggtccttcagaactcttgggtgaataccatctggtcctgatgactttttaatttatcaatttgttccaaaatctcctctgacATCTCAATCtctcagttcctcagatttgtcacctaaaaaagaaTGGCTCTGGTTGAGGattctccttcacatcctcagccgtgaagaccaatgcaaagaattcatttagtttctccacaatagcCTTATCCCCCTCAAgtactcctttagcatcttgatcgtcctATGGCTTCAACTTTGTGCCATTGCTATAATTTTAATAGTTCTGGAATATTGTCTCCTCATGCAGTCTAAAACTGTTGGCATAGAGGTAGGAAAGAAGGGCGGTTAGTGTGCAACTGTGACCATTCTTTTCAGAAACTGATGAAAAATGGCTAATGAACCTACTGTGATCCCTTCAGAGGCAGGCTGGAAATTGTACTTAGACTAACATAGTGAACCATAGACTACTTCTCTCTGATTTAGGCTTAGTGTGCACTCATTACAGGTGACATTTGTTTGCAAGAATGGAAACTTAGCTCTTGATCAGTCACTAGGATTCCATTGTGTGTGTCTGACAAAAGTAAAAGGCATCAAGCTAGTGACAGACCtattttgagttttctcctttctgaaGGGTCATGGAGGGGATCGGGGTGTTTTAACTCCTCCTATAACTTTTTCAAGACATACCTTTTGCCATAGTTTTATTTCCCTTCCCACAACCCCATCTTCTGCTAGCCAAGTTCACCAAAACCTGCCAGTCAGGCAGAGGGGAAAACTGCCTCTTCAGAAGGTTTCTTCATTTCCAAACGGAATCAGATATTAAGTGGAGTTTAGCCTGATTACTTCCTCCCCAAACTCTGGGCATTAAAAGCCTGATTCAGAGTCCATTGAACTCATTGCAACATTCTTCGTTAGGCCAGGAGCAGTAATCCTCAATTTACCTTGATTGCAAAAGTCACTGTATCGACAAACTAGTTTAGTGAATGTTCAAGTGGACTAACATTCCAGGTGAAATAAGCATTAGTAGAAACATTATGGCTCCATAGTACAATAGATTCTTGCTAACTAGCATTGCCTGAGAGAGCCATTGTGACTGAAATTTTAGAAAATTagcaagtaaacaaacaaatacacctctacctcgatataacgctgtcctcgggagccataaaatcttaccgcattataggtgaaaccgcgttatatcaaacttgctttgatccgccggagtgtgcagccccgcccccccggagcactgctttactgcgttatatcagaattcgtgttatatcaggtcgcgttatatcggggtagaggtgtatgatgACAGGGAGGGGGACTCAAGTTTACTGCCTAGCACAATATATTTGGTTAAGTGGCGTTTAGTTATGATTTTCCATTATGTGCCAGTAAACATTCTGTAGAAGTAATGAAGTTCTTGATAATGAGACCTCTTTACAGGGCTCTGCTATTAAACCTTcactgggaaggggagagagaaatgttTAGTTTGTGAAGCAAAGTGCTATTGtaatagagcctgatccaaaacccactggagTTAATAAAAGACaggatcccattgacttcagatggctttggatctggcctatAGCAAATGTTCTGACTTACTGATTATTGATCAGAAACAAACCATCTTTAAATGCTGAATAAGCTTTCCTAATTGTACTTGATTACCTTTTGTAGAGAAGAAAACCCTAGCTGAAGTTCTGGAGGACTTCCATCCAATTCGCTGAAAACTTCTCAAGAACTACAGACTTGTTCAGCAGATCGTGTTTCGTGAGACCACTCCCAAATATATTTGAGCAGATTGTATGTCAGTTATTGTTCAAATGCCACTggttgaaaaacacaaaaacaacccTTACTGTATTCTTATAATTAAAACTATGAATAATTAGTGTGTTCCATTTGTTATTAATATTTATCTCAGTATTTTGCAATGcatttagctcttttattatatttaaatgttaattttgaGTTGCCTCTTTTGTTAACTATTGCAAAATGAGAACTACTGTACCAAAGAAAATGGTGGAGGTCAGTTACTAGTCTGTTGATGTAGAGGAAAATACAGGTCCCCTTCTTCCCGAGAGAGAATTTAATCCCTGCCTTCTGTTATTGTTAACGCATTCCTTCCGTCTTGGTCACACTGTGGCCTTGCCcatgtggagctcattgcaggatcagagccaaagTTAGCCTTGCTAGGAAGGGTTTCCATACTGGCTGAGGGAGAATGCAGTATTGACAAGGCATCCATACGTGATCCCCTTTAGGATCCTATTCTCCACTTGTTTTCTCTCTGTTATTATTACTTAGATCCAAATTTACCAGCtttggtgcctaaagttaggccccCAAATCCAGATCTAGGCACCAacgtttgttgttttttcttttccccagagATGCTGAGTAGCCACAATTCctcaacttcagtgggaattgcaggggctcagcatctctgaagatcaggccacttatt
The Emys orbicularis isolate rEmyOrb1 chromosome 1, rEmyOrb1.hap1, whole genome shotgun sequence DNA segment above includes these coding regions:
- the NDUFC2 gene encoding NADH dehydrogenase [ubiquinone] 1 subunit C2 isoform X2 is translated as MVFLPDESRGLPPPRIVNKNSVWLGLVGWASALLDNAFNRRPVVRAGVHRQVLYATVGWCVGYYLSKRADYIHAKLDRELMEYIRQHPEDFKEKEKKTLAEVLEDFHPIR
- the NDUFC2 gene encoding NADH dehydrogenase [ubiquinone] 1 subunit C2 isoform X1; the encoded protein is MVFLPDESRGLPPPRIVNKNSVWLGLVGWASALLDNAFNRRPVVRAGVHRQVLYATVGWCVGYYLSKRADYIHAKLDRELMEYIRQHPEDFKEKGLNIPFGRLLPPPLEAVPWLQREENPS